From the Buchnera aphidicola (Ceratovacuna japonica) genome, one window contains:
- the thrB gene encoding homoserine kinase, with amino-acid sequence MGFDTLGLAISPIDNSNFGDTIEIKKYKKFDIKNIGKFSKKLPKKFKKNIVWKCWKYFCKKIKKNISVLITLEKNMPIGSGLGSSACSISSSLVAMNEFCKNPLSKIQLLKLMGKLEGEISGNIHYDNVAPCFLGGLQIILNKKNLISQSIPFFKNWIWIVAWPGTKTSTLHARKILPIKYKLETCIEHSRNLSGFIHSSYSMQQKLASTFIQDLIAEPYRMKYIPNFLEIKKTIKKMGSIGFGISGSGPTIFSICDDVKKANKISKWLIKNYLEKKEGFVKICKVNRKGTTIIR; translated from the coding sequence GTGGGATTTGATACATTAGGATTAGCAATCTCTCCAATAGATAATTCAAATTTTGGAGATACTATAGAAATAAAAAAATATAAAAAATTTGATATAAAAAACATAGGAAAATTTTCAAAAAAATTACCTAAAAAGTTCAAAAAAAATATTGTTTGGAAATGTTGGAAATACTTTTGTAAAAAAATAAAAAAAAATATATCAGTTCTAATAACTTTAGAAAAAAATATGCCTATAGGATCAGGGTTAGGGTCAAGTGCATGTTCTATTTCATCTAGTTTAGTAGCAATGAATGAATTTTGTAAAAATCCTTTATCTAAAATTCAACTTTTAAAACTAATGGGAAAACTAGAAGGGGAAATATCTGGAAATATACATTACGACAATGTAGCTCCTTGTTTTTTAGGAGGATTACAAATAATATTAAATAAAAAAAATTTAATAAGTCAATCTATTCCTTTTTTTAAAAATTGGATATGGATAGTAGCATGGCCTGGAACTAAAACATCTACGTTACATGCTAGAAAAATATTGCCTATAAAATATAAATTAGAAACTTGTATAGAACATAGTAGAAATTTATCAGGATTCATACATTCATCATATTCTATGCAGCAAAAATTAGCTTCAACATTTATACAAGATTTAATAGCTGAACCTTATAGAATGAAATATATTCCTAACTTTTTAGAAATAAAAAAGACTATAAAAAAAATGGGATCAATTGGATTTGGAATATCCGGATCAGGACCTACAATTTTCTCTATATGCGATGACGTAAAAAAAGCTAATAAAATATCAAAATGGTTAATAAAAAATTATTTAGAAAAGAAAGAAGGTTTTGTAAAAATATGTAAAGTAAATAGAAAAGGAACAACAATAATTAGGTAA
- the dksA gene encoding RNA polymerase-binding protein DksA gives MKFNRKKSSSLSILSIAGVKPYKNEKKEKYMNKKQIKHFKKILQAWKNQIEKKINYENDNISKEQINFPDPIDRAVQEEEFSLKLQNNARNIEIIKKINNTLKKIELNDFGYCSSCDIKIGIKRLEARPTANLCIDCKTLSEIRSRQVIR, from the coding sequence ATGAAATTTAATAGAAAAAAAAGTTCTTCTCTAAGTATATTGTCTATAGCAGGAGTAAAACCATATAAAAATGAAAAAAAAGAAAAATATATGAATAAAAAACAAATAAAACATTTTAAAAAAATATTACAAGCTTGGAAAAATCAAATAGAAAAAAAAATAAATTATGAAAATGATAATATATCAAAAGAACAAATAAATTTTCCAGATCCAATAGATAGAGCAGTTCAAGAAGAAGAATTTAGTTTAAAATTACAAAACAATGCTAGAAATATAGAAATAATAAAAAAAATAAATAATACATTAAAAAAAATTGAATTGAATGATTTTGGATATTGCTCATCTTGTGATATAAAAATTGGAATAAAAAGATTAGAAGCAAGACCTACAGCAAATTTATGTATAGATTGTAAAACTTTGTCAGAAATAAGAAGCAGGCAAGTTATAAGATAA
- the pth gene encoding aminoacyl-tRNA hydrolase, with amino-acid sequence MHNIKMIVGLSNPIKKYYNTRHNVGSWFIKALSKKFGIRLKIKKNFYGYIGLWNNSNNHFYLFIPNIYMNLNGISVFSVSSFYKIKSKNILIIQDDLNTKVGKIDFIISNNSYGHNGIKNVISKFKKNTLFKRVCIGIGRPKKNSISLSSYVLSTPSKEEKECIVQSINKFVNVIEKFLNKIFFKKM; translated from the coding sequence TTGCATAATATTAAAATGATAGTTGGTTTATCTAATCCTATAAAAAAATATTATAATACTAGACATAATGTTGGATCATGGTTTATTAAAGCTTTATCTAAAAAGTTTGGAATAAGATTAAAAATAAAAAAAAATTTTTATGGATATATTGGATTATGGAATAATTCTAATAATCATTTTTATTTATTTATACCAAATATTTATATGAACTTAAATGGTATATCTGTTTTTTCAGTTTCTTCTTTTTATAAGATAAAAAGTAAAAATATATTAATAATACAAGATGATTTAAATACTAAAGTTGGAAAAATAGATTTTATTATTTCTAATAATAGTTATGGTCATAATGGTATTAAAAACGTGATTAGCAAATTTAAAAAAAATACTTTATTTAAAAGAGTATGCATTGGAATAGGTAGACCAAAAAAAAATAGTATTAGTTTATCATCTTATGTTTTATCTACTCCTTCTAAAGAAGAAAAAGAATGTATTGTTCAATCTATAAACAAATTTGTTAATGTTATAGAAAAATTTTTAAATAAAATTTTTTTTAAAAAAATGTAA
- the secA gene encoding preprotein translocase subunit SecA codes for MLIKFFKNLFKSKNEKILEEINIILNLINDMELKFSKFSDKKLKENTKKYKSKIFRKNTLDSILPEAYATLREASKRVLGMRHFDVQIIGGIVLNRRCIAEMKTGEGKTLTSTLPIYLNSLSEKGVHVITMNDYLANRDYNENKKLFEFLGVSSGINLQGMSIEMKKNAYSSDVTYGTNNEFCFDYLRDNMTFCINEKVQKKLNYAIIDEVDSILIDEARTPLVISGSINSNKNLYNKINYLVYNFIISKKKFIKNNYKNYYFKIDAKRKQIYLTEKGFSKIEKILLKNNVLNKSSSLYCSKNIIFFKYVINAIKAHELFFKNVDYIVKNNKILIVDEHTGRISNDRKWSDGIHQAIEAKENVKINNESYTLASITFQNYFRLYKKLAGMTGTAKTESEEFKSIYNLNTVVIPTNRPVCRLDFPDLIYITEKEKMKFVIEDIINCVKKKQPVLVGTSSIKKSEMISSILRKLNINHNVLNAKFHSKEAKIIKNAGILSAVTIATNMAGRGTDIMLGGSFKDFLKEYKKKNKIFNIKKALKIWKKNKNAVLSSGGLHIIGTERHESRRIDNQLRGRSGRQGDIGSSRFYVSMEDDLIKVFVPKKIVKIIKKFGIKKNKDINSIFINNAIQNSQKKLENYNYEIRAKLLEYDDIVNEQRIIFYDRRNKILKSKNITKIIFIISIEIFKSLVNSYFKKDDKKFYKNIKTLKKYLEEYFNIYYFKNKKFIENNTFNNKKIAKDIFKIFKKKYLKKKNKFDKKEFNKFQKILVLKTLDTFWREHLCDLEHLRNSIHLRGYAEKDPKQEYKKESFLMFINMISSIKNEIVCLISLFSSKKYSFDFFIYIIDNFYNNKLFLEISFSEFIKNKNFIKN; via the coding sequence ATGTTGATAAAATTTTTTAAAAATTTATTTAAAAGTAAGAATGAAAAAATTTTGGAAGAAATAAATATTATATTAAATTTAATTAATGATATGGAATTAAAATTTTCTAAGTTTAGTGATAAAAAGTTAAAAGAAAATACTAAAAAATATAAATCTAAAATTTTTAGAAAAAATACTTTAGATAGTATATTGCCTGAAGCTTATGCAACATTACGAGAAGCAAGTAAAAGAGTTTTAGGAATGAGACATTTTGATGTTCAAATTATTGGAGGAATAGTTTTAAATAGAAGATGTATAGCTGAAATGAAAACAGGAGAAGGAAAAACTTTAACATCTACTCTTCCAATATATTTAAATTCTCTATCCGAAAAAGGAGTTCATGTGATAACTATGAATGATTATTTGGCAAATAGAGACTATAATGAAAATAAAAAATTATTTGAATTTTTAGGAGTTAGCTCTGGTATAAATTTGCAAGGTATGAGTATTGAAATGAAAAAAAATGCATATTCTTCAGATGTTACATATGGAACAAACAATGAATTTTGTTTTGATTATTTAAGAGATAATATGACTTTTTGTATAAATGAAAAAGTACAAAAAAAATTAAATTATGCGATAATTGATGAAGTAGATTCTATTTTAATAGATGAAGCTAGAACTCCATTAGTTATATCTGGATCTATAAATTCTAACAAAAATTTATATAATAAAATAAATTATTTAGTTTATAATTTTATAATATCAAAAAAAAAATTTATTAAAAATAATTACAAAAATTATTATTTTAAAATAGATGCTAAGAGAAAACAAATTTATTTAACTGAAAAAGGATTTTCTAAAATAGAAAAAATTCTTTTAAAAAATAATGTTTTAAATAAAAGTTCTTCTTTATATTGCTCCAAAAATATTATTTTTTTTAAATATGTAATAAATGCTATAAAAGCTCATGAATTATTTTTTAAAAATGTAGATTATATAGTAAAAAATAATAAAATATTAATAGTAGATGAGCACACTGGAAGAATTTCTAATGATAGAAAATGGTCTGATGGTATTCATCAAGCTATAGAGGCTAAAGAAAATGTTAAAATAAATAATGAGAGTTATACTTTAGCTTCTATAACTTTTCAAAATTATTTTCGTTTATATAAAAAACTTGCTGGAATGACTGGAACTGCTAAAACTGAATCTGAAGAATTTAAGTCTATATATAATTTAAATACTGTTGTTATTCCTACTAATAGACCTGTTTGCAGATTAGACTTTCCTGATTTAATATACATTACAGAAAAAGAAAAAATGAAATTTGTTATAGAAGATATAATAAACTGTGTTAAAAAAAAACAACCAGTTTTAGTTGGTACTTCATCTATTAAAAAATCAGAGATGATATCTAGCATTTTGCGTAAGTTAAATATAAATCATAATGTTTTAAACGCTAAATTTCATAGTAAAGAAGCTAAAATAATAAAAAATGCAGGAATACTAAGTGCTGTTACTATAGCAACTAATATGGCAGGAAGAGGAACAGATATAATGTTAGGAGGAAGTTTCAAAGATTTTTTAAAAGAATATAAAAAAAAAAATAAAATTTTTAATATTAAAAAAGCATTAAAAATTTGGAAAAAAAATAAAAATGCTGTTTTGTCTTCAGGTGGTTTACATATAATAGGAACAGAAAGACATGAGTCTAGAAGAATAGATAATCAATTAAGGGGAAGATCAGGAAGACAAGGGGATATTGGATCTTCTAGATTTTATGTTTCTATGGAAGATGATTTAATTAAAGTTTTTGTTCCTAAAAAAATTGTTAAAATAATTAAAAAATTTGGAATTAAAAAAAATAAAGATATTAATAGTATTTTTATAAATAATGCTATACAAAATTCTCAAAAAAAATTAGAAAATTATAATTATGAAATTAGAGCTAAATTATTAGAATATGATGATATTGTAAATGAACAAAGAATAATATTTTATGATAGAAGAAATAAAATTTTAAAAAGTAAAAATATTACTAAAATAATTTTTATAATTTCTATAGAAATTTTTAAATCTTTAGTAAATTCATATTTTAAAAAAGATGATAAAAAATTTTATAAAAATATAAAAACATTAAAAAAATATTTAGAAGAATATTTTAACATATATTATTTTAAAAATAAAAAATTTATAGAAAATAATACATTTAATAACAAAAAAATTGCAAAAGATATATTTAAAATTTTTAAAAAAAAATATTTAAAAAAAAAAAATAAATTTGATAAAAAAGAATTTAATAAATTTCAAAAAATATTAGTATTAAAAACATTAGATACGTTTTGGAGAGAACATTTGTGTGATTTAGAACATTTAAGAAATAGTATTCATTTAAGAGGATATGCTGAAAAAGATCCAAAACAAGAATATAAAAAAGAATCGTTTTTAATGTTTATAAATATGATTAGTTCTATAAAAAATGAAATTGTTTGTTTAATTAGTTTATTTTCTTCTAAAAAATATTCTTTTGATTTTTTTATTTATATAATAGACAATTTTTATAATAATAAATTATTT
- the thrC gene encoding threonine synthase, protein MKLYSLKDISKEVKFLKAVELGLCEKQGLFFPKKFPYFTKEKIKKILKMNFFKKSYKILNSFIGREISKKNLKKIIKKSFKITIPKIKKIEKNISCLELFHGPTLAFKDFGARFMSQIIHLLKKKNKNKVTILTATSGDTGAAVANAFYKMKDVKVVILYPKGKISKIQERMFCTLGKNIKTISVNGSFDECQELVKKAFNDKKLKKKIGLNSGNSINISRLLAQICYYFEAFSLLKKKQRKNLIVSVPCGNFGNITAGLIAKSIGLPIKNFIASTNSNDTVPRFLKYNKWNPKKTISTISNAMDISIPNNWDRVIELFKQNKWNIKDKKYLEFGKVSEKKTKESIKKLYNLKYISEPHASVAYTILKKRIKHGEHGLFLGTAHPLKFKSIVEKIIPVKIKLSKNIKKQKKKRSLSFSIDPKYSLLKKFLI, encoded by the coding sequence ATGAAATTATATAGTTTAAAAGATATTTCAAAAGAAGTTAAATTTTTAAAAGCAGTTGAACTTGGTTTATGTGAAAAACAAGGTTTATTTTTCCCAAAAAAATTTCCTTATTTTACTAAAGAAAAAATAAAAAAAATATTAAAAATGAATTTTTTCAAAAAAAGTTACAAAATACTAAATTCTTTTATAGGAAGAGAAATATCCAAAAAAAATTTAAAAAAAATAATAAAAAAATCTTTTAAAATAACTATACCTAAAATAAAAAAAATAGAAAAAAATATTTCTTGCTTAGAACTATTTCATGGTCCAACTTTAGCTTTTAAAGATTTTGGAGCAAGATTTATGTCACAAATAATACATTTATTAAAAAAAAAAAATAAAAATAAAGTCACTATTTTAACTGCAACTTCTGGTGATACAGGAGCTGCTGTAGCAAATGCTTTTTATAAAATGAAAGATGTAAAAGTAGTAATACTATATCCGAAAGGAAAAATAAGCAAAATACAAGAAAGAATGTTTTGCACTTTAGGAAAAAACATAAAAACTATATCCGTAAATGGAAGTTTTGATGAATGTCAAGAACTAGTTAAAAAAGCATTTAATGATAAAAAGTTAAAAAAAAAAATAGGGTTAAATTCAGGTAATTCTATAAACATAAGTAGATTATTGGCACAAATTTGTTATTATTTTGAAGCTTTTTCTCTATTAAAAAAAAAACAAAGAAAAAATTTAATAGTATCAGTTCCATGTGGAAATTTCGGAAACATAACAGCCGGATTAATAGCTAAATCAATAGGTCTTCCTATAAAAAATTTTATAGCTTCTACTAATTCTAACGACACAGTTCCTAGATTTTTAAAATATAACAAATGGAATCCAAAAAAAACAATTTCAACAATTTCTAATGCAATGGACATAAGCATACCTAATAACTGGGATAGAGTAATAGAACTATTCAAACAAAACAAATGGAATATAAAAGATAAAAAATATTTAGAATTTGGAAAGGTTTCTGAAAAAAAAACAAAAGAAAGTATTAAAAAACTATATAATTTAAAATATATTTCTGAACCACATGCATCTGTAGCTTATACAATTTTAAAAAAAAGAATAAAACATGGAGAACACGGATTATTTTTAGGAACAGCTCATCCTTTAAAATTTAAAAGTATAGTAGAAAAAATTATCCCAGTAAAAATAAAACTATCTAAAAACATAAAAAAACAAAAAAAGAAAAGATCTTTGTCATTTTCTATAGATCCTAAATACTCTTTATTAAAAAAATTTTTAATATAA
- the ychF gene encoding redox-regulated ATPase YchF, which produces MFYKIREILIMSLKCGIVGLPNVGKSMLFNILTKLNVPSKNFPFCTINPNIGISIVEDERINSILQIVKTKNVIKTFVKLVDIAGLVKNSYLGDGLGNKFLSHIKNVNSILHVVRFFKKKEIVHVNNKIDPAYDVNLVNIELVLSDYEECKKYIKHYEKINKEKNINLNYSFSEILNTLKICFKKLKQNIMIRDIKFNNIQKNILKNFNFITNKPVLYIANIDLDDFISLKTSNKIPFEIKKFPYKVFPICINFYKSSFRKINIKYNILLNFFLKDLNNIIHFVYNLLNLQTFFTVGEKEIRSWTIKKGSTAIEASGIIHTDFKKGFIRVEVISYKDFIFYKGIQSAKKHGKYRLEGKNYILSDGDIVNFLFNV; this is translated from the coding sequence ATGTTTTATAAAATTAGAGAAATATTAATTATGTCATTAAAGTGTGGTATAGTAGGATTGCCTAATGTTGGAAAGTCTATGTTATTTAATATATTAACTAAGTTAAATGTTCCTTCAAAAAATTTTCCATTTTGTACTATAAATCCTAATATAGGAATTTCTATAGTAGAAGATGAAAGAATAAATAGTATATTACAAATTGTAAAAACAAAAAATGTTATAAAAACTTTTGTAAAACTAGTTGATATAGCAGGACTAGTAAAAAACTCTTATTTAGGAGATGGATTAGGAAACAAATTTTTATCACACATAAAAAATGTAAATTCTATATTACATGTAGTTAGATTTTTTAAAAAAAAAGAAATTGTACATGTAAACAATAAAATAGATCCAGCATATGATGTTAATTTAGTAAATATAGAATTAGTATTATCTGACTATGAAGAATGTAAAAAATATATAAAACATTATGAAAAAATAAATAAAGAAAAAAACATTAACTTAAATTATTCTTTTTCGGAGATTTTAAATACATTAAAAATTTGTTTTAAAAAATTAAAACAAAATATTATGATAAGAGATATTAAATTTAATAATATACAAAAAAATATTTTAAAGAATTTTAATTTTATAACAAATAAACCTGTTTTATATATTGCTAATATAGACTTAGATGACTTTATTTCATTAAAAACTAGTAATAAAATTCCATTTGAAATAAAAAAATTTCCTTATAAAGTTTTTCCTATTTGTATAAATTTCTATAAAAGTTCATTTAGAAAAATAAATATTAAATATAATATTTTACTTAATTTTTTTTTAAAAGACCTAAATAATATAATTCATTTTGTATATAATTTATTAAATTTACAGACTTTTTTTACAGTAGGAGAAAAGGAAATAAGATCTTGGACAATTAAAAAAGGCTCTACAGCTATTGAAGCTTCAGGAATAATTCATACGGATTTTAAAAAAGGTTTTATAAGAGTGGAAGTAATTTCTTATAAAGATTTTATTTTTTATAAGGGAATACAATCTGCAAAAAAACATGGAAAATATAGGTTGGAGGGTAAAAATTATATATTATCAGATGGAGATATTGTAAATTTTTTATTTAATGTTTAA
- the thrA gene encoding bifunctional aspartate kinase/homoserine dehydrogenase I, producing MKVLKFGGSSLSDAKNFVNVSKILKKKSKKEKIYAVLSAPYKITNYLIYSIEDHINKKKNNNLNKIIKNVNKILKKISIIKKKFNIEKTEKKINIHIKEIKKILNRNKNTKKNVSKRKKAIIISKGEIISVEIMNSILDSININSKIIDPSSKIISNGDYLNSEINIKKTKKKLRCIKKYKENVILVPGFISGNEKKEINLLGRNGSDYSASILSNCLKAKRCEIWKDVNGIYTADPKIIYEAKRIKKISYEEAIELSKCGAKIIHPKAIYPLYKKNIPCVIKNSYFPNFEGTTIKKIYNKKKIKKTVKSITYLKNFSILEIIFKKKIKNIILEKILKSLEENSQYKFFNKKIIGKKSIKILKYVDKYGSEKKKIKDLLKKCFNNKKKYKIKIKKKLSIISVIGKNISSKIEILNKIIFSIKKINVNIISIIIEDSKNSISIIIKNLYYKKTIKTIHNEFFNCNKITEIFVIGIGGVGNSFLNQIYKQNKKLKNKGIEIKILGIANSKKYIIKKENIKIEQYKNFTKSNTKKFNIKIFIKEIKKNNLINPVIIDCTSSKTISKKYSYFIKNGFNIISSNKIANTDRINYYTKIRNNLIKYRKQFLYETNVGAGLPIIENLKNLITTGDKIIKFRGILSGSLSYIFGKLEEKFSIVKSVKKAQKLGFTEPNPIDDLSGIDVARKLLIIAREIGHTLELKDIKIEKILPNKINIKKINKKNIFCKLNDLKNFYHKKIIKAKKKKRVLRLVGSISKTGKCKVKIESIKKSDPLYNIKNGENAFIFYSKYYSPTPLIIRGYGAGNKVTSAGVFSDLLRISS from the coding sequence GTGAAAGTATTAAAATTTGGCGGCTCCTCTTTATCAGATGCTAAAAATTTTGTTAATGTATCAAAAATATTAAAAAAAAAAAGTAAAAAAGAAAAAATATATGCAGTATTATCAGCTCCATATAAAATAACTAATTATCTAATTTATTCTATAGAAGATCATATAAACAAAAAAAAAAACAATAACTTAAATAAAATTATAAAAAATGTTAATAAAATATTAAAAAAAATTTCTATTATAAAAAAAAAATTTAATATAGAAAAAACTGAAAAAAAAATAAATATACATATAAAAGAGATAAAAAAAATATTAAACAGAAATAAAAACACAAAAAAAAATGTAAGCAAAAGAAAAAAAGCTATAATAATTAGTAAAGGAGAAATAATTTCAGTAGAAATAATGAATTCTATTTTAGATAGTATTAATATTAATTCAAAAATAATAGATCCATCTAGTAAAATAATTTCTAATGGAGATTATTTAAATTCAGAAATAAATATAAAAAAAACTAAAAAAAAACTAAGATGTATAAAAAAATATAAAGAAAATGTTATTCTTGTTCCTGGTTTCATATCAGGAAATGAGAAAAAAGAAATAAATTTATTAGGAAGAAATGGATCAGATTATTCCGCTTCAATTTTATCAAACTGTTTGAAAGCTAAACGCTGTGAAATATGGAAAGATGTAAATGGAATATATACAGCGGATCCTAAAATTATATATGAAGCTAAAAGAATAAAAAAAATTTCATATGAAGAAGCAATAGAGCTATCAAAATGTGGTGCTAAAATAATACATCCAAAAGCTATTTATCCTTTATATAAAAAAAATATACCATGTGTTATAAAAAATTCATATTTTCCAAATTTTGAAGGAACTACTATAAAAAAAATATATAATAAAAAAAAAATTAAAAAAACAGTAAAAAGTATTACCTACTTAAAAAACTTTTCTATATTAGAAATAATTTTTAAAAAAAAAATAAAAAACATTATATTAGAAAAAATATTAAAATCTTTAGAAGAAAATAGTCAATATAAATTTTTTAATAAAAAAATAATAGGTAAAAAATCTATTAAAATTTTAAAATATGTTGATAAATATGGTTCAGAAAAAAAAAAAATAAAAGATTTGTTAAAAAAATGTTTCAATAATAAAAAAAAATATAAAATAAAAATAAAAAAAAAATTATCCATAATATCAGTTATAGGAAAAAATATAAGCTCTAAAATAGAAATATTAAACAAAATAATATTTTCAATAAAAAAAATTAATGTAAATATAATTTCAATAATTATAGAAGATTCTAAAAATTCTATATCAATAATAATAAAAAATTTATATTATAAAAAAACTATAAAAACAATACATAATGAATTTTTTAACTGTAATAAAATTACAGAAATATTTGTTATAGGAATAGGAGGGGTTGGAAATAGTTTTTTAAACCAAATTTACAAACAAAATAAAAAATTAAAAAATAAAGGAATAGAAATAAAAATATTAGGAATAGCTAATTCAAAAAAATATATAATAAAAAAAGAAAACATAAAAATAGAACAATATAAAAATTTTACAAAAAGTAACACAAAAAAATTTAATATAAAAATTTTTATAAAAGAAATAAAAAAAAATAATTTAATTAATCCTGTAATAATAGATTGCACTTCTAGTAAAACTATATCAAAAAAATATAGCTATTTTATAAAAAATGGATTTAATATAATATCTTCTAATAAAATAGCAAACACTGATAGAATTAATTATTATACAAAAATTAGAAATAACTTAATAAAATATAGAAAACAATTTTTATATGAAACTAATGTAGGAGCAGGACTTCCTATAATAGAAAATTTAAAAAATTTAATTACAACAGGAGACAAAATAATAAAATTTAGAGGAATATTGTCAGGATCTTTATCATATATTTTTGGAAAATTAGAAGAAAAATTCTCTATAGTAAAATCAGTGAAAAAAGCACAAAAATTAGGATTTACAGAACCAAATCCAATTGATGATTTATCAGGAATAGATGTAGCAAGAAAACTATTAATAATAGCAAGAGAAATAGGTCATACTTTAGAGCTAAAAGATATAAAAATTGAAAAAATATTACCAAATAAAATTAATATAAAAAAAATAAATAAAAAAAACATATTTTGTAAACTAAATGATTTAAAAAATTTTTATCATAAAAAAATTATTAAAGCTAAAAAAAAAAAGAGAGTTTTAAGATTAGTTGGATCGATATCAAAAACAGGAAAATGTAAAGTAAAAATAGAAAGCATAAAAAAATCGGATCCTTTATATAATATAAAAAATGGTGAAAATGCTTTTATATTTTATAGTAAATATTATAGTCCAACTCCATTAATAATTAGAGGATATGGAGCTGGAAATAAAGTAACTTCAGCTGGAGTGTTTTCAGATTTATTAAGAATATCATCATAA
- the truA gene encoding tRNA pseudouridine(38-40) synthase TruA → MRIALGVEYKGTRYHGWQSQKNVITVQNVLEKCLSIIANEKVVVHCAGRTDAKVHSTGQVVHFDTKSIRKEESWILGTNFYLPNDISILWAKKVPYNFHARYSAIYRHYRYIINNSDYRSVFFINNFYNFKKKRLNEKKMNKSIKCLLGQHDFSSFRSKNCQSNVSIRYIFNTKVYRINSFVIFDIIANSFLYNMVRNIASSILKIGSEEKKIFWIEELLITKNNNFFYKSLDPSGLYLIYVKYPRYFKLPKFFAKNTINIF, encoded by the coding sequence ATGAGAATTGCATTAGGTGTTGAATATAAAGGAACAAGATATCATGGATGGCAAAGTCAAAAAAATGTAATTACTGTTCAAAATGTTTTAGAAAAATGTTTATCAATAATAGCAAATGAAAAAGTAGTTGTACATTGCGCTGGAAGAACAGATGCTAAAGTACATAGTACAGGTCAAGTAGTACATTTTGATACTAAATCTATTAGAAAAGAAGAATCTTGGATTTTAGGGACTAATTTTTATTTACCAAATGATATATCTATTTTATGGGCTAAAAAAGTTCCATATAATTTTCATGCCAGATATAGCGCTATATATAGACACTATAGATATATAATAAACAATAGTGATTATAGATCTGTATTTTTTATTAATAATTTTTATAACTTTAAAAAAAAAAGATTAAATGAGAAAAAAATGAATAAGTCTATAAAATGTTTGTTAGGTCAACATGATTTTTCTTCTTTTAGGTCTAAAAATTGTCAATCTAATGTTTCAATAAGATATATATTTAATACTAAAGTATATAGAATTAATTCTTTTGTTATATTTGATATAATAGCAAATTCATTTTTATATAATATGGTACGTAATATAGCTAGCTCAATTTTAAAAATTGGATCTGAAGAAAAAAAAATATTTTGGATAGAAGAATTGTTAATTACTAAAAATAATAATTTTTTTTATAAATCTTTAGATCCTTCTGGACTATATTTAATTTATGTAAAATATCCTAGATATTTTAAACTTCCTAAGTTTTTTGCTAAAAATACTATAAATATTTTTTAA